The following are from one region of the Brienomyrus brachyistius isolate T26 chromosome 13, BBRACH_0.4, whole genome shotgun sequence genome:
- the LOC125706711 gene encoding zinc finger BED domain-containing protein 4-like: MKPTVDEVKAIVRFFHRSTTATEKLKSTQRQMGMPEPRLKQECITRWNSTFHMLKRILETKGAVISTLAVISAPVDPLRREEWEVLQEACTVLKPFEQVTVEISAHSDVTASKMLILCKGLQRVTAEHQTRVTTGKVAELVAALCASMDRKFHRIEYNSVLSETTMLDPRCKRLAFNENRERLIKLFRE, encoded by the exons ATGAAACCCACTGTGGATGAAGTGAAGGCGATAGTGAGATTCTTCCACAGGAGCACAACAGCCACAGAGAAGCTCAAATCTACCCAACGACAGATGGGCATGCCTGAGCCCAGGCTCAAACAGGAGTGCATTACAAGGTGGAACTCAACCTTTCATATGCTAAAACGGATTCTGGAGACCAAGGGTGCAGTCATCTCTACTCTGGCTGTTATCAGTGCACCAGTTGATCCTCTGAGACGAGAGGAATGGGAGGTGCTGCAGGAGGCATGCACAGTTCTGAAGCCATTTGAGCAGGTCACTGTGGAGATCAGTGCACACAG CGACGTTACAGCCTCCAAAATGCTGATCCTGTGCAAGGGTCTGCAGAGAGTGACAGCTGAGCACCAGACCAGAGTGACCACAGGGAAAGTGGCAGAGTTAGTAGCTGCTCTCTGTGCATCCATGGACAGAAAGTTTCACAGAATAGAATACAACAGTGTTCTTTCAGaaaccaccatgcttgacccaAGATGCAAAAGGTTGGCCTTTAATGAAAACAGGGAGCGACTGATAAAGCTCTTCAGAGAATAA